Proteins encoded in a region of the Methylobacterium radiotolerans JCM 2831 genome:
- a CDS encoding dienelactone hydrolase family protein: protein MQRPILFLAACLLAGIPRAVSAGPAPDGVADLGSYATRVEIHPFESLTLTDRQFLTGTSEGAKPVTVAGLLRVAKAGTERLPTVILMHGSGGLGGNIEFWQRALAARGISTFAIDGFTGRGLTSVNTDQSLLARTNLILDIYRALGVLARHPRVDPARIAVMGFSRGGQAALYASLKRFDAAWNRSGVTPALYLPVYPDCSIRFRDDTAVVDRPIRMFGGSGDDYNPAATCAAYAERLKAAGADVDLTVYPGAQHVFDNPTGPSQPVVARGAQTVRACAIREAADGALVEGANAAPFTYADPCVQRDPHIGSDAAARAAALSRVSEALDTAFRAR, encoded by the coding sequence ATGCAACGACCGATCCTGTTCCTGGCGGCCTGCCTGCTGGCCGGCATCCCGCGGGCGGTCTCCGCCGGGCCCGCGCCGGACGGCGTCGCCGATCTCGGCAGCTACGCCACCCGCGTGGAGATTCACCCTTTCGAGAGCCTGACGTTGACCGACCGGCAGTTCCTCACCGGCACGTCCGAGGGGGCGAAGCCGGTCACGGTCGCGGGGCTCCTGCGCGTCGCCAAGGCGGGGACGGAGCGCCTGCCGACCGTGATCCTGATGCACGGCTCCGGGGGCCTGGGCGGGAACATCGAGTTCTGGCAGCGGGCGCTGGCGGCGCGCGGGATCTCGACCTTCGCCATCGACGGGTTCACCGGGCGCGGCCTGACCAGCGTCAACACCGACCAGAGCCTCCTGGCGCGCACGAACCTCATCCTCGACATCTACCGGGCGCTGGGCGTGCTGGCCCGGCATCCGCGGGTCGACCCGGCGCGGATCGCCGTGATGGGCTTCTCGCGCGGCGGGCAGGCCGCGCTCTACGCGAGCCTCAAGCGCTTCGACGCGGCCTGGAACCGCTCCGGCGTCACCCCCGCCCTCTACCTACCGGTCTATCCGGACTGCTCGATCCGGTTCCGGGACGACACCGCCGTCGTGGACCGGCCGATCCGGATGTTCGGGGGCAGCGGCGACGACTACAATCCCGCCGCGACCTGCGCGGCCTACGCGGAGCGTCTGAAGGCGGCCGGCGCCGATGTCGACCTCACCGTCTATCCCGGGGCGCAGCACGTCTTCGACAACCCGACCGGGCCGAGCCAGCCCGTGGTCGCCAGGGGCGCGCAGACCGTCCGCGCCTGCGCGATCCGCGAGGCGGCGGACGGTGCCCTCGTCGAGGGCGCGAACGCCGCGCCGTTCACCTATGCCGACCCGTGTGTGCAGCGCGATCCGCATATCGGCTCCGACGCCGCCGCCCGCGCCGCGGCCCTGTCGCGCGTCTCGGAGGCGCTCGACACGGCTTTCCGGGCGCGGTGA
- a CDS encoding FAD-dependent oxidoreductase translates to MTDSSNLDGDGRSEDEMFDAIILGAGITGIVSASILHDLGCRRIAVIDEFPNLGGNHIDRAIKGYTFDVGSLIFQDDSPLLKYFPELLEHYVPIKPTWGKLTPQAFVTSYPLSIRDDVVRAGPWGIVRIALSAAFSRVARRKIGNAREFARYWIGDYLLRRSGLESYMKRFFGVPADWVDLEFAEKRMLWIKEHATPRVLLRYVRRHRSPGPTNRQLARPREGFNALYEVAARTLRQRGSAFHMGQRIVSITRRGTQFDVRTESGRFTANRLISTIPIARALALCGIREDPGLASVTLISLYFSFSGTRGFDCSVLYNFAHDGAWKRLTMYSDFYGRVEGREYFGVEVIAGHAGDSVTIAEQDFRAHVAKNGLFAGDLVCEGSQMVPCAYPVYTGKAHQRVSRALSRLSDFGIESFGRQGGFDYQPTARVSTLNAAAHLMPAGTADA, encoded by the coding sequence ATGACCGACTCTTCGAATCTCGACGGCGACGGGCGATCCGAAGATGAGATGTTCGATGCGATCATCTTAGGGGCCGGGATTACCGGCATCGTCTCAGCCTCTATATTGCACGATCTCGGGTGTCGCAGAATTGCCGTCATCGATGAATTTCCCAATCTTGGGGGAAACCATATCGACCGGGCCATCAAGGGGTATACCTTCGATGTCGGAAGCCTGATCTTTCAAGACGATTCGCCTTTGCTGAAGTATTTTCCCGAGCTGCTGGAGCATTACGTTCCGATCAAGCCGACGTGGGGAAAGCTGACACCTCAGGCTTTCGTGACCTCATACCCGCTGTCGATCCGGGACGATGTTGTCCGGGCGGGCCCGTGGGGAATCGTGAGGATCGCGCTGTCGGCCGCGTTCTCGCGCGTGGCGCGGCGCAAGATCGGGAATGCGCGGGAGTTCGCCCGCTACTGGATCGGTGACTATCTGCTCAGACGGTCCGGCCTCGAGAGCTACATGAAGCGGTTCTTCGGCGTGCCGGCCGACTGGGTCGATCTGGAATTCGCCGAGAAGCGGATGCTCTGGATCAAGGAGCACGCCACGCCGCGCGTCTTGTTGCGCTATGTCCGCCGGCATCGCTCGCCGGGTCCGACCAACCGGCAGCTGGCGCGGCCCCGCGAAGGCTTCAACGCCCTCTACGAGGTGGCCGCGCGGACCCTCCGGCAGCGCGGCTCGGCCTTTCACATGGGTCAGCGGATCGTATCGATCACGCGGCGCGGGACGCAATTCGATGTCCGCACCGAGAGCGGCCGCTTCACCGCCAATCGACTCATCTCGACGATTCCCATTGCTCGGGCGCTTGCGCTCTGCGGTATCCGGGAGGATCCCGGTCTCGCGTCGGTGACGCTGATCAGCTTGTATTTCAGCTTCAGCGGGACCCGCGGCTTCGATTGTTCGGTGCTCTACAACTTCGCGCACGACGGGGCGTGGAAGCGGCTCACGATGTATTCGGATTTCTACGGTCGGGTGGAAGGGCGGGAGTATTTCGGAGTCGAGGTCATTGCCGGACATGCCGGCGACTCCGTGACGATCGCCGAGCAGGATTTTCGGGCGCACGTCGCCAAGAACGGGCTCTTCGCCGGTGATCTGGTTTGCGAGGGCAGTCAGATGGTGCCCTGTGCCTATCCCGTCTACACGGGGAAGGCCCATCAGCGGGTGTCGCGCGCGCTCTCGCGGCTCAGCGATTTCGGGATCGAGTCGTTCGGTCGGCAGGGTGGCTTCGACTACCAGCCGACGGCCCGTGTTTCGACCCTCAACGCGGCGGCCCATCTGATGCCGGCCGGCACGGCCGACGCTTAG
- a CDS encoding acyltransferase family protein, translated as MSTLAPRVERGARRNNFGSLRIALALLVIIGHAPELIDGDRARDFLVRITGSFFSGDLAVDGFFLISGYLITKSLQSSRSLKSYLSRRIARIYPGFIAAFIVSILLFGSLSGGSLSDIPAVKSVTKLFILGLPVVPGAFAGLPHPDLNGSMWTISYEFRCYVLAIGIGALSTLAGRRYCLAIIVGLGILYGFRHAVPDIPHGSPIFGSSSATIRLTFIFLIGSAFYLWRDVIPLTGRGALLALISCTGLLFVPPLAEPAFAIFGGYLIFWFALATPANRLSQWVDRTDPSYGLYLYAWPTQNLLIQKIPGITPLLLIVLTIPIAFCFGILSWHWIERHFVRRRNAGNPNFICADPDALLPRLR; from the coding sequence ATGAGTACCCTTGCCCCGCGTGTTGAGAGAGGCGCCCGCAGGAATAATTTCGGCTCTCTTCGGATCGCACTCGCTCTGTTGGTCATTATCGGACACGCGCCGGAACTGATCGACGGCGATCGCGCGCGCGACTTCCTGGTACGGATCACCGGCAGCTTCTTCTCGGGAGACTTGGCCGTTGACGGCTTCTTCCTGATCAGCGGCTACCTCATCACGAAGAGCCTCCAGTCCTCACGATCGTTGAAGAGTTATCTGTCCCGGCGCATCGCGCGCATCTATCCCGGATTCATTGCCGCGTTCATTGTATCGATACTGCTCTTTGGAAGCCTGTCGGGCGGATCGCTGAGCGACATTCCGGCCGTCAAAAGTGTCACGAAGCTCTTCATTCTCGGTCTGCCTGTCGTCCCAGGCGCGTTTGCCGGCCTGCCGCATCCGGACCTCAACGGATCGATGTGGACCATCTCGTACGAGTTCCGCTGTTACGTGCTCGCGATCGGTATCGGCGCCCTCTCGACGCTCGCCGGACGGCGTTACTGCCTCGCGATCATCGTCGGGCTCGGCATCCTCTACGGCTTCCGTCACGCGGTGCCAGACATACCGCACGGAAGCCCCATCTTCGGCAGCTCGAGCGCAACGATCCGGTTGACCTTCATCTTCCTCATCGGATCTGCGTTCTACCTCTGGCGGGACGTCATCCCTCTGACGGGGCGCGGAGCTCTACTGGCGCTGATTTCCTGTACGGGCCTCCTGTTTGTCCCTCCTCTGGCAGAGCCGGCCTTCGCGATCTTCGGCGGCTACCTGATCTTCTGGTTTGCGCTGGCAACGCCTGCCAATCGCCTGAGCCAGTGGGTCGACCGCACGGATCCGAGCTATGGTCTGTACCTCTACGCGTGGCCGACGCAGAATCTCCTCATTCAGAAGATTCCAGGGATCACGCCACTTCTGTTGATCGTTTTGACGATACCGATCGCGTTCTGCTTCGGGATCCTGAGCTGGCACTGGATCGAGCGGCACTTCGTGCGGCGGCGCAACGCGGGTAACCCGAACTTCATCTGCGCTGACCCGGACGCTCTGCTCCCCAGGCTCCGCTAG
- a CDS encoding polysaccharide biosynthesis/export family protein — protein sequence MRLRVGAAACILLFGGPLANAAADEAGRYVLGPQDHLTIRVYDLRRNTGEAYSWTALNGQFVVAADGTVSMPLIGQIKAAGGTPIDLANAIGVALKQVADLAEKPAASVEVATYRPFYIIGAVQQPGKYEYQPGLTVLQAVSTAQGLMRGTDPRSIQRDAVTSRGELRNLAAERVGLAAKLARLEAEIGGAETIAFGGDLRGTVDKTYAEQAVRGEQLLFDTRRNALKAEIKAIEQSIASFQNEMSTLDNKSKTLDRQIELSRGELGLINDLVSKGLTIAPRKLAAEQSQASFESSRLDVQVAMLRAQQSLTRAERDIIDLKARFRREALSEAADVRQKLASIDEKTRTAERLTADAESQMVGNTDDASETLSARYEITRKQGVKAGTWLASEEAVVEPGDVVRVTLVRQPADKPGETRSSPTPRHGSAGAPVSRGPAASDAPHRPTDSANR from the coding sequence ATGCGTCTGCGTGTAGGTGCGGCGGCTTGCATTTTGCTGTTCGGCGGCCCGCTCGCGAATGCGGCCGCCGACGAGGCGGGTCGATACGTGCTCGGCCCTCAGGATCATCTGACGATCCGCGTCTATGATCTGCGTCGCAACACCGGCGAAGCGTACTCGTGGACGGCACTGAACGGTCAATTCGTCGTCGCGGCGGATGGAACAGTGTCGATGCCGCTGATCGGACAGATCAAGGCGGCGGGCGGGACGCCGATCGATCTCGCGAACGCCATCGGTGTCGCGCTGAAGCAGGTGGCCGATCTCGCGGAGAAGCCTGCGGCCTCCGTCGAGGTCGCGACCTACCGTCCATTCTACATCATCGGCGCCGTCCAGCAGCCCGGCAAGTACGAGTACCAACCTGGCTTGACCGTACTGCAGGCCGTGAGCACGGCTCAGGGCCTGATGCGAGGCACCGATCCGCGCAGCATCCAGCGCGACGCGGTCACGTCGCGCGGCGAGCTGCGAAACTTGGCCGCGGAGCGCGTCGGCTTGGCCGCCAAGCTGGCCCGTCTCGAGGCGGAGATCGGGGGCGCGGAGACGATCGCGTTCGGAGGCGATCTGAGAGGCACAGTGGACAAGACGTATGCGGAGCAGGCCGTTCGCGGTGAACAGCTCCTGTTCGACACGCGTCGGAACGCGCTGAAGGCCGAGATCAAGGCGATTGAGCAGTCGATCGCCAGCTTCCAGAATGAGATGAGCACCCTTGATAATAAATCCAAAACCCTCGACCGCCAGATCGAGCTCAGCCGCGGTGAACTCGGTCTGATCAACGATCTGGTCTCGAAGGGGCTCACGATCGCCCCGCGAAAGCTCGCCGCAGAGCAGAGTCAGGCGTCGTTCGAGAGCAGCCGGCTCGACGTGCAGGTTGCCATGCTGCGCGCTCAGCAGAGCCTCACGCGCGCCGAGCGCGATATCATCGACCTCAAAGCCCGGTTCCGCCGCGAAGCTCTGTCGGAGGCCGCAGATGTCCGTCAGAAACTCGCCTCGATCGACGAGAAGACGCGCACGGCCGAGCGGCTCACGGCCGACGCCGAGTCGCAGATGGTCGGCAACACCGATGACGCGTCCGAAACCTTGAGCGCGCGCTACGAGATCACTCGAAAGCAGGGGGTGAAGGCGGGCACATGGCTCGCCTCGGAGGAGGCCGTCGTCGAACCCGGCGACGTCGTGCGCGTGACGCTCGTGCGTCAGCCGGCCGATAAACCCGGGGAGACGCGGTCATCCCCGACGCCGCGGCACGGATCGGCGGGCGCGCCGGTGAGTCGCGGTCCGGCCGCTTCGGACGCGCCACACCGGCCGACCGACAGCGCCAATCGCTGA
- a CDS encoding glycosyltransferase yields MRVAIVHYWLVGMRGGEKVIEALCDLYPEADIFTHAYAPQSMSPTIRAHRVRTSFIGRLPFATSRYKSYLPLMPMALEQLDLRGYDLIISSESGPAKGIIPPSDALHICYCHSPMRYVWNMYHDYRERTGLLTRMLMPPVAHYVRNWDAVSAGRVHEFIANSDTVARRIETYYRRQAKVIHPPVDTAAFETVPDSERGDYHLMVGEMVRYKRPELAIQAFNRLEQPLVVIGGGEMLRELRSMAGPHIKILGPQPFEVLKHHYARCQALIFPGEEDFGIVPVEAMASGRPVVAFGKGGVTETVIDGVTGTFFHEQSVDALIDAVRRCRLIGVEPERLVRRAADFGVGRFADEISQFVDGVLARERLAAPRPPRESSRAYLVQ; encoded by the coding sequence ATGAGGGTCGCGATCGTCCATTACTGGCTCGTCGGGATGCGAGGCGGCGAGAAGGTCATCGAGGCGCTCTGCGATCTCTATCCGGAAGCCGACATCTTCACGCACGCCTACGCGCCGCAATCCATGTCGCCGACCATCAGGGCACACCGGGTCAGAACCTCGTTCATCGGCAGATTGCCGTTCGCGACCAGCCGCTACAAATCCTATCTGCCCCTGATGCCGATGGCCCTCGAGCAGCTCGACCTGCGGGGATACGATCTGATCATCAGCAGCGAATCGGGTCCGGCGAAGGGGATCATCCCGCCCTCGGACGCGCTGCATATCTGTTACTGTCACTCGCCGATGCGGTACGTCTGGAACATGTACCATGACTATCGCGAACGGACTGGGCTGCTCACGCGCATGCTGATGCCGCCGGTGGCCCACTACGTGCGCAACTGGGACGCGGTCTCGGCCGGCCGGGTCCACGAGTTCATTGCCAACTCGGACACGGTCGCGCGGCGCATCGAGACCTACTATCGGCGCCAAGCCAAAGTCATTCATCCGCCGGTGGATACCGCCGCTTTCGAGACTGTTCCGGACAGCGAGCGCGGTGACTACCATCTGATGGTCGGCGAAATGGTCCGCTACAAGCGGCCGGAACTGGCGATCCAGGCCTTCAACCGGTTGGAGCAGCCGCTCGTGGTGATCGGCGGCGGCGAGATGCTGCGCGAGCTGCGCAGCATGGCCGGCCCGCACATCAAGATCCTCGGTCCGCAGCCCTTCGAGGTGTTGAAGCACCACTACGCACGGTGCCAGGCCCTGATCTTCCCCGGGGAGGAGGATTTCGGCATCGTTCCCGTCGAGGCCATGGCGAGCGGCCGGCCGGTGGTCGCGTTTGGCAAGGGCGGCGTCACCGAGACGGTCATCGACGGCGTGACCGGGACCTTCTTCCACGAGCAATCCGTCGACGCGCTGATCGATGCCGTCCGACGCTGCCGGTTGATCGGCGTGGAACCCGAGCGCCTCGTCCGCCGCGCCGCCGACTTCGGCGTCGGCCGCTTCGCGGACGAGATCAGCCAATTCGTCGACGGGGTGCTGGCGCGCGAGCGCCTCGCGGCGCCGCGCCCGCCGCGCGAGTCCAGCCGCGCCTACCTGGTCCAGTGA
- a CDS encoding sugar transferase, whose protein sequence is MLRDVGPPLQPTLRAPQYSVELADQVGEAAEAVAEAVLPAAPFVARGLRLGWAAKRGLDITVAATALFLLLPLLLLIAALVYAGDRKAPIFRHMRVGRDGRRFGCLKFRSMVTNGDAVLTAHLAANPQARAEWAATHKLSDDPRVTAIGYVLRKTSLDELPQLWNVLRGEMSLVGPRPIVPAEVARYGRAFPTCFAVPPGVTGLWQVSGRSDTTYAERVALDLDYATRWTLHRDLAIMLRTVPAVLAQRGSR, encoded by the coding sequence ATGCTGCGCGACGTCGGCCCACCGCTTCAGCCTACCTTGCGTGCACCGCAGTACAGTGTTGAGCTGGCGGACCAAGTGGGCGAGGCGGCAGAGGCGGTCGCAGAGGCCGTTCTGCCAGCGGCGCCGTTCGTGGCGCGGGGTCTGCGGCTGGGCTGGGCCGCCAAGCGCGGTCTGGACATCACCGTGGCGGCCACGGCCTTGTTTCTGCTCCTGCCGCTGCTGCTCCTGATCGCCGCGCTGGTCTATGCCGGTGATCGCAAGGCACCGATCTTCCGCCATATGCGAGTGGGACGGGACGGGCGCCGTTTCGGCTGTCTCAAGTTCCGCTCCATGGTGACGAACGGCGACGCCGTTCTGACGGCGCACTTGGCCGCAAATCCGCAAGCCCGGGCCGAATGGGCGGCCACACACAAGCTCAGCGACGATCCGCGCGTCACCGCCATCGGGTACGTGCTGCGCAAGACGTCGCTGGACGAGCTGCCGCAGCTCTGGAACGTGCTGCGCGGTGAGATGAGCTTGGTCGGTCCGCGCCCGATCGTGCCGGCCGAAGTCGCCCGCTACGGGCGGGCCTTCCCCACATGTTTCGCCGTGCCGCCGGGGGTGACCGGGCTGTGGCAGGTCTCGGGCCGCTCCGACACGACCTATGCCGAGCGCGTGGCGCTGGATCTGGACTACGCCACCCGGTGGACCTTGCACCGGGATCTCGCCATCATGCTGCGCACCGTTCCCGCGGTTCTGGCGCAGCGCGGGAGCCGATGA